A portion of the Rhipicephalus microplus isolate Deutch F79 unplaced genomic scaffold, USDA_Rmic scaffold_186, whole genome shotgun sequence genome contains these proteins:
- the LOC142791749 gene encoding solute carrier family 41 member 1-like — MPSNEYNQANLGNLNRFREQLPMIFANIALLQCQSTVATFLTCSLAVLKGLAIDGLWDPSHIAVLYAGALAAVNTASLFLSFVMSTVVVLSTKCEKNPDNIAPAIAASFGDLTTLFLLSGYSSLMLYHPYLAPLVIALCLLLLPMWIVLARRNTVSREVLRVGWLPIIIALTVSSFGGYILDYAVFAYPPIALHLSAVNALGGNLAAVFSCSLSSYLNRLTALGDIPFGEHVCVGPLQMYYQGGEMANVAYVLVGVVVPGQTLFAVLSRILRFGKVSMTITFFAAYCGASLGQVCPHRPRCVITKHEEFTFCLDTGGKT, encoded by the exons TGCCAGTCGACAGTGGCGACCTTCCTGACATGTTCACTCGCCGTCCTGAAAGGTCTGGCGATTGACGGTCTCTGGGACCCTTCCCACATCGCCGTCCTCTACGCTGGAGCGCTGGCCGCTGTCAACACCGCCAGTCTCTTTCTCA GCTTCGTGATGTCCACGGTCGTGGTGCTGTCTACCAAGTGCGAGAAAAACCCGGACAACATCGCGCCGGCCATCGCGGCTTCGTTCGGCGACCTGACCACGCTGTTCCTGCTCTCCGGCTACTCGTCTTTAATGCTGTACCATCCGT ATCTGGCGCCGCTGGTGATCGCGTTGTGCCTGCTTCTGCTGCCAATGTGGATAGTTCTGGCCCGACGCAACACCGTCTCCCGGGAGGTGCTGCGCGTCGGGTGGCTGCCAATTATTATCGCACTCACGGTCTCTAG CTTCGGTGGTTACATCCTGGATTACGCAGTCTTCGCTTATCCGCCAATCGCCCTGCACCTGTCTGCAGTAAATG CGCTAGGCGGCAACCTGGCGGCCGTCTTTAGCTGCAGCTTGTCCAGTTACCTGAACCGGCTGACGGCACTGGGAGACATACCATTCGGGGAACACGTCTGCGTGGGGCCCCTACAGATGTACTACCAGGGTGGGGAGATGGCCAACGTGGCGTACGTGCTCGTCGGCGTCGTGGTGCCCGGCCAGACGCTGTTCGCCGTGCTCTCTAGGATTCTGCGCTTCGGCAAGGTCTCCATGACCATCACCTTCTTCGCAGCCTACTGTGGTGCATCGCTAGGGCAGGTGTGTCCCCACCGACCACGTTGCGTAATCACGAAACACGAAGAATTCACTTTTTGTTTAGACACAGGAGGAAAAACATGA